In Anaerolineales bacterium, one DNA window encodes the following:
- a CDS encoding GNAT family N-acetyltransferase codes for MFIDIETKRLILKCIDQSDRDFIFEEYQNDFITKYQYDEDPMTSISQADELIDFYTMVEPRKQNRWVLIDKTTNTKLGTCGYHLWNPDNKEVEIGFELMEQYNGKGYMLEAIEAIIEFARHKMKVERINAIVYIKNKNCIKLLEKLRFIKVGEEKTEFRGQIYLHNIYALKI; via the coding sequence ATGTTTATAGATATTGAAACAAAGCGATTGATATTAAAGTGCATTGATCAAAGTGATAGGGATTTCATTTTTGAAGAGTATCAGAATGATTTTATTACTAAGTATCAATATGATGAAGACCCTATGACGAGTATATCTCAAGCAGATGAATTAATTGATTTCTATACTATGGTTGAGCCAAGAAAGCAAAATAGATGGGTCTTAATTGATAAAACTACAAATACAAAACTTGGAACATGTGGTTATCATTTGTGGAATCCTGACAATAAAGAAGTAGAAATTGGTTTTGAGTTAATGGAACAATACAATGGCAAGGGCTATATGCTGGAAGCTATAGAAGCGATCATTGAATTTGCAAGACATAAGATGAAGGTGGAAAGAATAAATGCGATTGTATACATTAAAAATAAAAACTGCATAAAACTCTTGGAAAAACTAAGATTTATTAAAGTGGGTGAAGAGAAAACTGAATTTCGAGGTCAAATATATCTTCATAATATATATGCATTGAAAATATAA
- a CDS encoding LuxR C-terminal-related transcriptional regulator, which produces MPAPVLATKLYIPPPRPNIVPRPRLIERLNDGLAMGCRLTLISASAGFGKTTLVSDWITDCGRPVAWLSLDEGDNDPVRFITYLIAALQTIKAGLGEGVLSTLQSHQQPQVEMALTTLLNEISSIPDSFLLILDDYHVIDSKPVDATLAFLVEQPPPQMHLVIATREDPALPLARLRVRGQLTELRAADLQFTPSEATEFLNRMMGLNLSDEDVAALESRTEGWIAGLQLAALSMQGRSDAASFIQAFTGSHRYVLDYLVEEVLHRQPEQIRSFLMQTTILDRLCASLCNAVTDREDSKEMLETLERDNLFVIPLDDQRQWYRYHHLFAEVLQAYLQEAQSDRISELHRRASIWFEQNNLSADAIRHALASKDFERAADLIERVWLPMDLNYQHVTWLGWVKALPEDLVYAHPVISVGYAWALLGSGELEASEARLRDAERWLEPAGMQAEDSSVKTGLESSPAHAPGASVDYPQDKLRRKMIVVDEVEFRSLPASIAAARAYRALALGDIPGTKMYARQTLALVTEDTSPHHTQGTALLGIAEYASGDLQAAEQELLKFQALMWQVNDLASAIGITFALANIKLVQGRLREAVSAYQQSLQLAANRGAPFFIGVSDLYRGLGELLCEQNELEAAAQHLLTAQQMGERGATTGWTQRLCVAQARLKESHGDLAGALVLLDEAERQYVRNPLPDPSVAALKARMWVRQGRLNEAFAWVREQDLSPDDELSFMREFDHFTLVRALIARYKTDRAPGDLQAALSLLARLLQAAETGERNGSVIEILILQSLAHQAQGDQPCALASLERALSLAEPEGYVRIFVDKGEAMRLLVEIQSRNRDHPMSGYAGKLLSAFTQPAATAPKSKIKNQKSEIVEPLSEREVEVLRLLRTELSGPEIAEVLIVSLNTLRTHTKNIFNKLGVNNRRAAVRRAEELDLF; this is translated from the coding sequence ATGCCCGCGCCAGTTTTGGCTACCAAACTGTACATTCCCCCGCCCCGTCCCAACATCGTTCCACGTCCGCGCTTGATTGAGCGGCTGAACGATGGGTTGGCGATGGGTTGCAGGCTGACGCTCATCTCCGCTTCGGCCGGCTTCGGCAAGACCACATTGGTCAGCGATTGGATTACTGATTGTGGCAGGCCAGTCGCCTGGTTATCACTGGACGAAGGGGACAACGACCCTGTCCGCTTCATCACGTACCTGATCGCGGCATTGCAGACCATTAAGGCGGGACTTGGCGAGGGAGTTTTATCAACTCTTCAATCGCACCAGCAGCCACAAGTCGAAATGGCTCTGACGACTCTGCTCAACGAAATTTCTTCCATCCCCGATTCCTTTCTCCTCATCCTCGACGACTATCATGTAATTGATTCCAAACCTGTGGACGCCACTCTCGCCTTTCTGGTCGAGCAACCGCCGCCGCAGATGCACCTGGTCATTGCCACGCGCGAAGACCCAGCCCTGCCGCTGGCTCGTCTACGCGTTCGCGGTCAACTGACAGAATTGCGCGCCGCAGACTTGCAGTTCACCCCCTCAGAAGCGACTGAGTTCCTCAACCGTATGATGGGACTCAATCTCTCTGATGAAGATGTCGCCGCATTGGAGTCCCGCACCGAAGGTTGGATCGCTGGACTGCAATTGGCCGCGCTCTCCATGCAGGGGCGATCAGACGCCGCCAGTTTTATCCAGGCGTTCACCGGCAGCCACCGGTACGTACTCGACTATCTTGTCGAAGAGGTTCTTCATCGTCAGCCGGAACAGATCCGCAGTTTCTTAATGCAAACTACGATTCTCGACAGACTTTGCGCCTCTCTATGCAATGCTGTTACTGATCGGGAAGACAGCAAAGAGATGCTGGAAACCCTGGAGCGAGACAACCTGTTCGTCATTCCGCTTGATGACCAGCGCCAGTGGTATCGCTATCACCACCTTTTTGCCGAGGTTCTGCAAGCGTACTTGCAAGAGGCGCAATCTGATCGGATATCTGAGCTTCATCGGCGGGCGAGTATTTGGTTTGAACAGAATAATCTATCGGCTGATGCCATCCGTCATGCGCTGGCATCTAAAGATTTCGAGCGAGCGGCAGACTTGATCGAACGGGTCTGGCTGCCGATGGATCTCAATTACCAACATGTTACATGGCTAGGCTGGGTGAAAGCACTGCCCGAAGATCTTGTTTACGCCCATCCGGTGATTAGTGTGGGCTATGCTTGGGCGTTGTTGGGTTCCGGGGAGTTGGAGGCGAGCGAAGCCCGCTTGCGGGATGCCGAGCGCTGGCTGGAACCGGCAGGTATGCAGGCAGAGGATTCGTCAGTCAAGACTGGTCTTGAGTCCTCACCTGCACATGCGCCAGGTGCAAGTGTCGACTATCCTCAGGATAAACTCCGCCGCAAAATGATCGTTGTGGACGAAGTGGAATTTCGGTCATTGCCTGCCTCGATCGCTGCCGCCCGCGCCTATCGCGCCCTGGCTTTGGGTGATATACCCGGCACAAAAATGTACGCCCGTCAAACACTGGCGCTTGTCACTGAGGATACTTCACCCCATCACACTCAGGGTACGGCATTACTGGGAATAGCCGAATATGCCAGCGGCGACTTGCAGGCAGCGGAGCAGGAACTCCTCAAGTTTCAGGCGCTGATGTGGCAGGTCAACGACCTCGCCAGCGCTATTGGCATCACTTTTGCCCTGGCAAACATTAAGCTGGTTCAGGGCCGTCTGCGTGAGGCTGTCAGTGCTTATCAGCAGTCACTGCAACTTGCGGCGAATCGTGGTGCGCCATTCTTTATCGGCGTATCTGATCTGTACCGAGGTCTCGGCGAACTGCTTTGTGAGCAGAACGAGCTGGAAGCCGCGGCACAGCACTTGTTAACAGCCCAGCAGATGGGCGAGCGAGGCGCGACAACCGGCTGGACGCAGCGTCTATGCGTTGCTCAGGCGCGCTTGAAAGAATCGCATGGCGATCTGGCTGGGGCGCTCGTCTTGTTGGATGAGGCAGAGCGTCAATATGTCAGGAATCCGCTTCCCGATCCTTCTGTCGCGGCGTTGAAGGCGCGGATGTGGGTTAGGCAGGGGCGATTGAACGAAGCCTTTGCGTGGGTGCGCGAACAGGACCTATCCCCAGATGATGAGTTGAGCTTCATGCGCGAGTTTGACCATTTCACACTGGTTCGGGCACTCATTGCCCGATACAAAACTGATCGGGCACCTGGCGATCTTCAGGCGGCACTGAGCCTGCTGGCGCGCCTCTTGCAAGCCGCAGAAACAGGCGAACGGAATGGGAGCGTGATTGAAATCCTGATACTGCAATCGCTCGCTCATCAAGCGCAGGGTGACCAGCCGTGCGCTCTCGCCTCGCTGGAACGTGCCTTGTCTCTGGCTGAGCCAGAGGGTTATGTCCGCATCTTTGTGGATAAAGGCGAAGCGATGCGGTTGTTGGTCGAAATACAATCGCGCAATCGAGATCATCCTATGAGCGGTTATGCCGGCAAACTTCTGTCTGCCTTTACACAACCGGCAGCAACCGCCCCGAAATCGAAAATCAAAAATCAAAAATCTGAAATCGTTGAACCTTTGAGCGAGCGTGAAGTGGAAGTGCTTCGACTTCTCCGAACCGAATTGAGCGGACCCGAAATCGCCGAAGTATTAATCGTGTCGCTCAACACCTTGCGTACACACACCAAAAATATTTTCAACAAGCTGGGGGTCAACAACCGTCGGGCGGCTGTCCGCCGCGCCGAAGAACTCGATCTGTTCTAG
- a CDS encoding DUF4386 family protein has protein sequence MNTLQKSGGIAALYMAAAHSIGIVIFIVILDVLSISDPAQKLAMNIEKQTVIFSTNLLMYVFFGFALIVLSLALYDRLKSGAPVLMQVATAIGIIWAGSLIASGMAANAGLATIVALYAKDPTQAALTFQAIESITNGLGNANGEILGGPLTLLVSLAAMRTGGLPKGLNILGVLVGAVGIITIIPALNALVAVFGLGQIIWFVWLGIAMLRSNRSTVAQKTDAFMSRHSTTNI, from the coding sequence ATGAATACCTTGCAGAAATCTGGCGGTATCGCCGCCCTTTATATGGCAGCTGCCCACTCGATCGGAATCGTTATCTTTATCGTCATCTTGGATGTTCTCAGTATCAGCGACCCGGCTCAAAAGCTCGCCATGAACATCGAAAAACAGACGGTCATCTTCTCGACCAACCTGCTCATGTACGTGTTCTTTGGCTTTGCGCTGATCGTCCTGTCGCTGGCGTTGTATGACCGCTTGAAGTCCGGCGCACCGGTGCTCATGCAGGTGGCTACGGCGATCGGAATCATCTGGGCTGGCTCGCTCATTGCCAGCGGCATGGCTGCAAATGCGGGACTCGCTACTATCGTCGCGCTCTACGCCAAAGACCCGACCCAGGCCGCGTTGACCTTTCAGGCAATTGAGTCCATCACAAACGGGCTGGGCAACGCTAATGGCGAAATCCTCGGCGGACCTTTGACGCTGTTGGTCAGCCTGGCGGCGATGCGGACAGGCGGGCTTCCCAAGGGGCTGAACATCCTTGGCGTGTTGGTCGGCGCGGTGGGCATCATCACGATCATCCCAGCGCTGAACGCTTTAGTCGCTGTGTTCGGCCTGGGTCAGATCATCTGGTTCGTCTGGCTGGGGATCGCCATGCTGCGCAGCAACCGAAGCACGGTGGCGCAAAAAACAGATGCGTTCATGTCGCGCCACAGCACAACAAACATCTAG
- a CDS encoding DUF6326 family protein, producing MNSINKIDMKVLLSTLWIVVMFNMLKADILSLNIPDAAEEVARTSTSTGASIPQLMLIGAILGQLAIAMIILSRVLKYGLNRWVNIVVGIVTIAYIWGGMASYPHYVFIATVETLCLLLIVWFAWTWRNVEA from the coding sequence ATGAATTCCATTAATAAGATAGACATGAAAGTCCTGCTCTCGACCCTATGGATCGTGGTCATGTTCAACATGCTGAAAGCGGATATCCTGTCACTGAACATCCCCGACGCGGCGGAAGAAGTGGCAAGAACCTCCACCAGCACGGGCGCATCGATTCCCCAACTGATGTTGATCGGCGCGATCCTGGGACAACTCGCCATTGCCATGATCATCCTGTCCCGCGTGTTGAAGTATGGTCTCAATCGCTGGGTCAATATCGTCGTGGGCATCGTCACCATTGCTTATATCTGGGGCGGCATGGCGTCGTATCCCCACTACGTTTTCATCGCCACAGTCGAGACTCTCTGTCTGTTGCTGATTGTCTGGTTTGCATGGACCTGGCGCAACGTCGAAGCCTAA
- a CDS encoding DUF4395 domain-containing protein: MNKAKQFGETVEGYNIPVLNEREIRASAGILYFFMFLAWMLVIFNENYFLIKFVNTIFLTDFIIRVLISPKYSPSLIIGRLIVGGQTPEYVGAAPKKFAWKIGLVLATIIFLLLVVMNSTSFITGIICQICLFFLFFEAVFGICLGCKFYPMFHKEKTQYCQGEICDVKAKQEIQKTSLLQKGVLIGSFAYVIAAAILFNNSFSAKPTDLWAIVKSFFSI, translated from the coding sequence ATGAATAAAGCAAAACAATTTGGGGAAACTGTGGAAGGTTATAACATCCCCGTTTTAAACGAGCGGGAAATAAGAGCTTCGGCAGGGATACTCTATTTTTTTATGTTCCTGGCCTGGATGTTGGTTATATTTAATGAGAATTATTTTCTGATCAAGTTTGTTAACACGATCTTCCTGACAGATTTCATCATACGGGTATTGATCAGTCCCAAGTATTCTCCTTCATTAATAATCGGGAGGTTGATCGTTGGCGGTCAAACCCCCGAATATGTCGGCGCGGCCCCAAAAAAATTTGCCTGGAAGATCGGTCTGGTGCTAGCCACGATCATATTCCTGCTGTTGGTAGTAATGAATTCAACCAGCTTCATTACCGGGATCATCTGTCAAATCTGCCTGTTTTTCTTATTCTTTGAAGCTGTGTTCGGCATTTGTTTGGGATGTAAATTTTATCCAATGTTTCATAAAGAAAAAACGCAATACTGCCAGGGTGAAATTTGTGATGTCAAGGCAAAACAAGAGATTCAGAAAACGTCGTTACTGCAAAAAGGCGTTTTGATTGGATCTTTCGCTTATGTGATAGCAGCAGCGATCTTGTTTAACAATAGTTTTAGCGCAAAACCGACTGACTTGTGGGCTATCGTGAAATCTTTTTTTTCAATATAA